The following are encoded in a window of Haliotis asinina isolate JCU_RB_2024 chromosome 14, JCU_Hal_asi_v2, whole genome shotgun sequence genomic DNA:
- the LOC137261989 gene encoding protein Hikeshi-like, whose protein sequence is MFGLIISGRLVQTDLQQVSETQFLFNITDADNINHVVLFMTGQTPFPEGFGGAVYFSWPSTDGPSWQLLGHLTNAKPSTIFKISSLKTGGGNSFQQNMFGQQASHNAQIGISVEPLSQLAQQTPVTQANVSSVEAFVEYSRKMLENFFNFASSFAVTQSQMTPNPSETFVPISTLQKWFENFQRRLEQNPNFWRS, encoded by the exons ATGTTTGGGCTAATAATTTCAGGCCGTCTT GTACAAACGGACCTACAGCAGGTGTCAGAGACTCAATTTCTGTTCAACATCACTGATgccgacaacatcaaccacgtCGTCCTCTTCATGACGGGACAGACTCCATTCCCTGAAGGCTTTGGAGGAGCTG TGTACTTCTCCTGGCCAAGCACAGATGGCCCTTCATGGCAGCTGTTGGGGCATTTAACAAATGCAAAACCAAGCACGATATTTAAGATATCTTCACTGAAAACAG GGGGAGGTAATTCATTTCAACAGAACATGTTTGGTCAACAGGCATCCCACAATGCCCAGATAGGAATATCTGTGGAGCCACTGTCTCAACTTGCACAGCAGACGCCAGTAACACAAGCTAATGTGTCCAGTGTGGAAGCATTTGTAGAATATTCAAGGAAGATGCTGGAGAACTTTTTCAATTTTGCCTCCTCGTTTGCAGTCACCCAGTCTCAGATGACACCAAACCCATCGGAGACATTCGTACCCATCAGCACATTACAAAAGTGGTTTGAAAATTTTCAGAGACGCTTAGAACAAAACCCCAATTTTTGGAGGTCTTGA